From the Musa acuminata AAA Group cultivar baxijiao chromosome BXJ1-2, Cavendish_Baxijiao_AAA, whole genome shotgun sequence genome, one window contains:
- the LOC135594736 gene encoding exopolygalacturonase-like codes for MADGVYNVKDYGAAGDGQTDNTKAFETAWSAACAVQGKATIVIPEGAYLLGPTIFKGPCKGIMVMQVKGQLLASTHLEAYNQYWLHFQYINGLVISGGGRFNGQGASAWPYNQCKKTNNCKPLPMNLVFSFVTNATIKSISSIDSKFFHIHVFESRNIIFDSIKISAPQDSPNTDGIHIADSTNIQVANSIIGTGDDCISIGPGCTNLTIFKVLCGPGHGISVGSLGKNAGEKDVIGLKVSNCNLTGTTNGLRIKTLQSSPSKLKATDFVFEHIIMNNVYNPIIINQNYCPSANCPKKDPSLVKIKNIKYRNIVGTFLSPVAYNLVCSEVAPCEGVELSDISLKYNGNEKQPKNASICVHVYGSSNGNVKPDPCI; via the exons ATGGCTGAcggtgtttacaatgtgaagGATTATGGAGCAGCAGGAGATGGCCAAACCGATAACACAAAG GCTTTTGAAACGGCATGGAGTGCGGCATGTGCGGTACAAGGGAAGGCAACGATAGTGATCCCAGAGGGAGCATACCTGCTCGGTCCTACAATCTTCAAAGGGCCATGCAAAGGCataatggtgatgcaagtgaaagggcagctactggcatccacccatctcgaagcTTACAATCAATATTGGCTCCATTTCCAGTACATTAATGGATTGGTTATCTCAGGTGGTGGAAGATTCAATggacaaggagcttctgcatggccttacAACCAATGCAAAAAGACAAATAATTGCAAACCCTTACCCATG AACTTGGTGTTCAGTTTCGTCACGAATGCAACCATCAAAAGCATTTCTTCTATCGACAGCAAGTTCTTCCACATTCATGTCTTTGAATCAAGAAACATTATCTTTGATTCCATCAAGATCAGTGCTCCTCAAGATAGCCCCAACACTGATGGCATTCACATCGCCGACTCGACCAATATCCAGGTTGCCAATTCAATCATCGGCACCGGTGATGACTGCATCTCCATCGGCCCGGGCTGcaccaatttgaccatctttaaGGTGTTATGCGGCCCAGGCCATGGCATTAGCGTCGGTAGTCTCGGCAAAAATGCTGGTGAGAAAGATGTAATCGGGTTGAAGGTGAGTAATTGCAATCTTACTGGTACAACAAATggattgaggatcaagacattGCAATCTTCTCCATCTAAGTTGAAGGCCACTGATTTCGTCtttgaacacatcatcatgaataatgtcTATAACCCCATCATCATAAATCAGAATTATTGCCCATCTGCTAACTGTCCCAAAAAG GATCCTTCTCTAGTTAAGATCAAGAATATCAAGTACAGAAATATCGTGGGGACCTTTCTCTCGCCAGTAGCTTATAATCTAGTGTGCAGCGAGGTTGCTCCATGTGAGGGCGTGGAGCTCAGTGACATCAGCTTGAAGTACAACGGCAACGAAAAGCAACCCAAAAATGCTTCTATTTGTGTTCATGTCTATGGTAGCTCCAATGGCAATGTGAAACCTGACCCGTGCATCTGA